A region of bacterium DNA encodes the following proteins:
- a CDS encoding alpha-ketoacid dehydrogenase subunit beta — MTYLEAIADGLRQAMRADPSVIVLGEDVGAYGGAFKLTKGLQDEFGAWRVIDTPISEAAVVGAAVGAALVGLRPVAEMQFADFISNAFNQIVNVAATSAYRAGGCVPLVIRAPCGAGTHGGPFHSQSVEAYFFHTPGLKIVFPATPADAKGLLLSAIADPNPVLYLEHKALYRSQRAEVDGGLAFVPLGAAAVRRPGRDLSVITYGMMVHRCLEAAEAAARDGIEAEVIDLRTLLPLDLATIAESVARTSRALVVHEDRLRGGLGAEIAAHIGEHLFTSLDAPICRVGAPDTPVPYAPPLETAYLPSVDRIRDAMVRLARW, encoded by the coding sequence ATGACGTACCTGGAAGCGATCGCAGACGGCCTGCGCCAGGCGATGCGCGCGGACCCCTCTGTGATCGTGCTCGGCGAGGACGTGGGCGCGTACGGCGGGGCGTTCAAGCTCACAAAAGGGCTCCAGGACGAGTTCGGGGCCTGGCGCGTCATCGACACGCCGATCAGCGAGGCCGCGGTGGTCGGCGCGGCGGTCGGCGCGGCGCTCGTTGGGCTCCGCCCGGTAGCCGAGATGCAGTTCGCCGACTTCATCTCCAACGCGTTCAACCAAATCGTGAACGTCGCGGCGACGTCCGCGTACCGCGCCGGCGGCTGCGTGCCGCTCGTGATCCGCGCTCCCTGCGGCGCGGGCACGCACGGCGGACCGTTTCACTCGCAGTCGGTGGAGGCGTACTTCTTTCACACGCCCGGGTTGAAGATCGTGTTCCCCGCGACGCCCGCGGACGCGAAGGGGCTCCTGCTGTCGGCGATCGCCGACCCCAACCCGGTCCTTTACCTCGAGCATAAAGCCCTGTACCGCTCGCAGCGCGCCGAGGTAGACGGCGGTCTTGCGTTCGTCCCGTTGGGCGCGGCCGCGGTGCGGCGCCCCGGGCGCGACCTCAGCGTCATCACGTACGGGATGATGGTCCACCGCTGCCTGGAGGCCGCCGAGGCCGCCGCGCGGGACGGCATCGAGGCCGAGGTGATCGATCTCCGCACCCTCCTGCCGCTCGACCTCGCCACGATCGCGGAGTCGGTCGCCCGCACCAGCCGCGCGCTGGTCGTGCACGAGGACCGGCTGCGCGGGGGGCTCGGGGCCGAGATCGCCGCGCACATCGGCGAGCACCTCTTCACGTCGCTCGACGCCCCGATCTGCAGGGTCGGCGCGCCCGACACGCCCGTGCCGTACGCGCCTCCGCTGGAGACGGCGTACCTCCCGAGCGTCGATCGCATCCGCGACGCCATGGTGCGACTTGCGCGCTGGTAG